A genomic window from Thiomonas arsenitoxydans includes:
- the fdh3B gene encoding formate dehydrogenase FDH3 subunit beta, with the protein MARMKFICDAERCINCNGCVTACKNENEVPWGVNRRRVVTMNEGVPGEKSISVACMHCSDAPCMAVCPVSCFYRTPEGVVLHDKDVCIGCGYCSYACPFGAPQFPANGEFGLRGKMDKCTFCAGGPAPNGSEEQFKEYGRDRLAEGKLPICAEMCSTKALLAGDGEVIADILRDRVLHRGGGAELWGWGTAYGKADAQAQPAPTKQGESS; encoded by the coding sequence ATGGCCCGCATGAAATTCATCTGTGATGCCGAGCGTTGCATCAACTGCAACGGCTGCGTCACCGCCTGCAAAAACGAGAACGAGGTGCCCTGGGGCGTGAACCGCCGCCGCGTGGTCACCATGAACGAAGGCGTACCCGGCGAGAAGTCCATCTCGGTGGCCTGCATGCACTGCTCGGACGCGCCGTGCATGGCGGTGTGTCCGGTGAGTTGTTTCTATCGCACCCCGGAAGGCGTGGTGCTGCACGACAAGGACGTGTGCATCGGTTGCGGCTATTGTTCCTACGCTTGCCCCTTCGGCGCGCCGCAGTTTCCGGCCAACGGCGAATTCGGCCTGCGCGGCAAGATGGACAAATGCACCTTCTGCGCCGGCGGCCCCGCGCCCAACGGCTCGGAGGAACAATTCAAGGAATACGGCCGCGACCGTCTGGCCGAAGGCAAGCTGCCGATCTGCGCCGAGATGTGTTCGACCAAGGCGTTGCTGGCGGGGGACGGCGAGGTCATTGCCGACATCCTGCGCGACCGCGTGCTGCACCGCGGCGGTGGCGCCGAACTGTGGGGGTGGGGAACGGCGTATGGCAAGGCGGACGCGCAAGCACAGCCCGCACCGACGAAGCAAGGGGAGTCATCATGA